Proteins encoded in a region of the Misgurnus anguillicaudatus chromosome 9, ASM2758022v2, whole genome shotgun sequence genome:
- the LOC129424423 gene encoding C-type mannose receptor 2-like: MSGQPDNAGGIEYCTAVSFTDSGEWTDENCDYSLPFLCYSDLATPRQYHFISESMSWTEAQRYCRENYTDLATIDNMDEMNSLMDTVNGSYRGSAWIGLYDDVNSWRWSLENNDFYQEGEKDFRNWFHEPNNYVGDELCVLLGIDGNWADRSCDNYYPFVCYEGFENASQNYVLVYEVRTWSEAQRYCREFYTDLASVRSETERQEILNIKSSVYYAWIGLSRNRLWSDQSNSSFTYWLPYTSYAYAQPDNGLNVPGLSGGQHCTAVSLQSFGQWTDESCFDSLPFFCYSGKITNFYVMR, translated from the exons ATGTCAGGACAGCCAGATAATGCTGGAGGCATTGAATACTGCACTGCTGTATCATTTACTGACTCTGGGGAATGGACAGATGAAAACTGTGATTATTCGTTACCTTTCCTTTGCTACAGTG ATTTAGCAACACCCCGTCAGTATCACTTTATATCTGAGTCTATGAGCTGGACTGAAGCTCAGAGATACTGCAGAGAGAATTACACTGATCTTGCCACCATTGATAACATGGATGAAATGAACAGTCTGATGGACACAGTTAATGGGAGTTATAGAGGATCAGCGTGGATTGGACTGTATGATGATGTGAACAGCTGGAGATGGTCACTGGAAAACAATGATTTCTATCAGGAAGGAGAGAAAGACTTCAGAAATTGGTTTCATGAACCAAACAACTATGTAGGGGATGAGCTGTGTGTTCTTTTGGGTATTGATGGAAACTGGGCTGATCGTTCGTGTGACAATTATTACCCATTTGTTTGTTACGAAG GTTTTGAAAACGCCTCTCAGAATTATGTTTTGGTATATGAGGTAAGGACCTGGAGTGAAGCTCAGAGATACTGCAGAGAGTTTTACACAGATCTGGCCAGCGTGAGAAGTGAAACAGAGCGTCAAGAGATACTGAATATTAAATCTTCTGTTTATTATGCATGGATTGGTCTGTCCAGAAACAGACTGTGGTCAGATCAGAGCAACTCTTCCTTTACATACTGGCTGCCGTACACTTCATATGCTTATGCACAACCAGATAATGGTTTAAATGTCCCAGGACTGTCAGGAGGTCAACACTGCACTGCTGTGTCTTTACAATCTTTTGGCCAGTGGACAGATGAGAGCTGCTTTGATAGTTTGCCTTTCTTCTGTTACAGTGGTAAGATCAccaatttttatgtaatgagATAA